The proteins below are encoded in one region of Salvelinus fontinalis isolate EN_2023a chromosome 10, ASM2944872v1, whole genome shotgun sequence:
- the LOC129863412 gene encoding adhesion G-protein coupled receptor G2-like: protein MFYGDEDNPDKAPAMWCGGVRCVRMRCFTRTMTRASDLQHMGTRRHPILLRIFLLVLLLHVARGNTSAQTSQPPPFSPSPSSLPPPVLLSPSSAPPPSNSTPPSPPLITKTIQTTTTSVSTTQNTEASTMSHSSTTSTPAIATTPAAPSAILSTATLPTTDISSSNTPNTSTVLVPMSNASSNPPPTSLTTPHPSPLHTASSNMTKEPMTSTMPSPSTILHSTSPIITSTTNMTSENDTSPGHSTPVPITVTSNATTESAEVHCNFSQLCANQSVYYWMVLAVDVTGDLKNESDISGWFRALFPSLLDSCEPYNPEQANGTNSTDTLQTTSVSPTYPTPYNMTTWLYNVTTTTLSQNFTNFTTTTLSQNFTNFNMTTLTTNMTTMLYNSISTPSHNRSMPTLSPSWPHSTTSEEHDGGNMTAASLFQDIEVTCVNKTGIRRTNCTVLLKTRKSMFPCCLQRALWLGQENSSIQTYIVGNRVERVGKGLCAGQLPPSNGFAKCTGFLNGTLPLPNTCHTPGPVNISCGHAGTVYVPLGNQTQMDCGMPTKPPIDVEIVCNCSSYCYGTAAYYTLGIQIKDPAMNISNIFYMIDQLKTPPPCNNTSETHPPCPLPIISTIYQDAHVECSGANTNLQSCRVIVRLNHSVPICAVSTALMTVFNDEHGIGYNGTVTRAAICGYPRSSGGLLNSTFTWESINLNTTLFCEAEKTTVIVSCKQGKNVCVLLNETCDPMPPSTSPSPMANTTLPATTILPPPPNVTIHLNTPYVPLNTTLAPLNTTSTAPNTTPSAPNTTIATTTRGNTTTNSSTPIIPPVNSTTASPKYTTTAVITTTAAPNTTAASSEEQANQLLDLTSNVSKLNSSQVDQLVSQLEALLAGPNVSLALGKTSVKIVSNLLGASSNTLASSSTKIIGIVDTVGLKLVVQQEATILTKSVAVAVKTVDGTNFQQTSFSIPDPNNVQIRGDGRARRSVRTEASSLPQGSITFPSSLTANLSHEQQLQASRLQFNFYQKATVFQDRALGDSRLYSGILGASVANLSIKSLQEDVVITLRNTEPVPANVVVSCVFWDFGLNDGSGGWNRKGCSVRNSTDNETVCACNHLTSFGVLLDISRTGITNHLQATILTYITYIGCGISAIFLSVTLLTYLAFGKLRKDIPSKILIQLCVALLFLNLVFLVDAWLALYTEAVGLCISTAWFLHYFLLASFTWMGLEAVHMYLALVKVFNTYIKRYMLKFSLVGWGVPLLVVIVVIAVDKNNYGLVGYGKYSDNSPTDDFCWLKNNIAFYVSVVAYFCVIFLLNLSMFVVVMVQLCRIKSQNPHNMRHRNGLQDLRSVVGITLLLGLTWGFAFFAWGPVNLAFMYLFAIFNSFQGFFIFLFHCAVKENVRRQWRTYLCCGRLRLAENSDWSRTATQKTEKKSLSVTRATSFRSGNSSQFNHTSSSSFLTGDSPEQPSGATGSLFDDRTITGLEELNSDVVLNEVNSQFRTQSQRSA, encoded by the exons ATGTTTTATGGAGATGAGGACAACCCCGACAAGGCGCCAGCTATGTGGTGTGGTGGAGTGCGCTGTGTCCGTATGCGGTGCTTCACCAG AACGATGACCAGAGCCTCTGATCTCCAACACATGGGAACTAGGAGACATCCAATCCTGCTCCGGATATTCCTGCTGGTCCTTCTTCTTCATGTAGCCAGAG GAAATACCTCTGCACAAACATCTCAACCTCCACccttctcaccctctccttcaTCATTACCACCACCTGTTTTACTCTCTCCATCCTCTGCCCCGCCTCCTTCGAACTCAACTCCACCAAGTCCACCGCTTATAACAAAGACTATACAGACTACAACCACATCAGTGTCTACCACCCAAAATACTGAAGCATCAACCATGTCACATAGTAGCACAACATCTACACCAGCTATAGCCACAACACCTGCAGCTCCATCAGCCATCCTGTCCACAGCCACATTACCCACTACAGACATTTCTTCATCTAACACTCCAAACACGTCAACAGTCTTGGTGCCCATGTCTAATGCATCCTCGAACCCACCCCCCACATCCCTCACAACCCCTCACCCATCACCACTGCACACTGCCTCATCCAACATGACTAAGGAACCAATGACATCCACCATGCCATCTCCATCCACTATTCTGCACTCGACTTCGCCCATCATAACGTCCACTACCAACA TGACCTCTGAAAATGACACATCTCCAGGACACTCCACTCCTGTGCCAATAACAGTCACCTCTAATGCCACTACAG AGTCAGCAGAGGTGCATTGTAACTTCTCACAGCTCTGTGCCAATCAGT CTGTGTACTACTGGATGGTCCTTGCGGTGGATGTGACTGGAGATCTGAAGAATGAATCCGACATCAGTGGCTGG TTCAGGGCTCTATTTCCTTCTCTCTTGGATTCCTGTGAGCCCTACAACCCTGAACAAGCAAATGGCACAAATTCGACTGACACACTGCAAACCACCTCTGTCAGTCCAACATATCCCACCCcctacaacatgacaacatggttatACAACGTCACCACGACAACACTATCCCAGAACTTCACCAACTTCACCACGACAACACTATCCCAGAACTTCACCAACTTCAACATGACAACCTTGACAACTAACATGACAACTATGCTTTACAATAGTATTAGTACTCCCTCACACAACCGTAGCATGCCAACTCTTTCTCCCAGCTGGCCCCATAGCACCACAAG TGAAGAGCATGACGGTGGAAATATGACTGCTGCCAGCCTGTTTCAA GACATTGAGGTGACGTGTGTCAATAAAACAGGGATCAG GAGGACTAACTGCACTGTGCTGCTGAAGACGAGGAAGTCAATGTTTCCCTGTTGTTTACAGCGAGCCCTGTGGCTGGGTCAGGAGAACAGCTCCATACAAACCTATATAGTGGGAAATAGAGTGGAGAGAGTGG GTAAGGGTCTGTGTGCAGGCCAATTGCCTCCAAGTAATGGTTTTGCAAAGTGCACCGGCTTCCTGAATGGCACTCTCCCTCTTCCAAACACGTGTCACACTCCAGGGCCTGTCAATATCTCATG TGGACATGCAGGGACTGTTTACGTGCCTCTTGGGAATCAAACCCAAATGGACTGTGGTATGCCCACTAAACCTCCCATCG ATGTGGAGATTGTCTGCAACTGCTCCTCTTACTGCTATGGTACAG CTGCATACTATACCTTGGGCATACAGATCAAAGATCCTGCTATGAATATTTCAAACATCTTCTATATG ATTGATCAGCTAAAAACTCCTCCACCCTGCAACAACACCTCAGAGACACA TCCTCCCTGTCCCCTGCCCATCATATCAACTATCTACCAG GATGCTCATGTGGAATGCAGTGGTGCAAATACCAA TCTCCAAAGCTGCAGGGTTATCGTGCGCCTCAACCATTCGGTGCCTATATGTGCAGTTAGTACTGCATTGATGACTGTGTTCAATGATGAGCACGGTATTGGCTATAATGGAACGGTGACCCGAGCAG CCATTTGTGGCTACCCAagatccagtggaggtctatTGAATTCGACCTTCACGTGGGAGAGTATCAACCTCAACACCACTTTGTTCTGCGAGGCTGAAAAGACCACTGTCATCGTCAGCTG CAAACAAGggaaaaatgtgtgtgtgctcCTGAATGAAACGTGCGACCCCATGCCTCCTTCTACTTCACCCAGCCCAATGGCCAACACCACTTTACCTGCAACAACAATACTGCCTCCTCCACCCAATGTCACTATACACCTAAACACCCCCTACGTCCCATTGAACACAACATTAGCTCCACTAAACACCACTTCTACAGCTCCAAATACTACACCATCAGCTCCAAATACAACCATCGCCACGACAACCCGGGGTAATACCACTACAAACTCATCAACGCCCATCATTCCACCAGTGAATTCCACAACAGCTTCCCCAAAGTACACCACGACAGCTGTTATAACAACCACCGCAG CGCCCAACACCACAGCAGCCAGTAGTGAAGAGCAGGCCAATCAGCTGCTGGATCTGACTAGTAACGTGTCCAAGCTCAACTCCTCCCAGGTGGACCAGCTGGTGTCCCAGCTAGAGGCCCTGTTGGCCGGGCCCAATGTCAGCCTGGCTCTGGGGAAAACCTCTGTCAAAATCGTTAGCAACCTGCTGGGTGCCTCCTCTAACACCctggcctcctcctccaccaa GATCATTGGGATTGTTGATACGGTGGGCCTGAAGCTGGTCGTTCAGCAAGAGGCTACAATTTTAACCAAGTCGGTTGCTGTCGCAGTCAAAACAGTGGACGGCACTAATTTCCAGCAAACATCTTTCTCCATCCCGGACCCCAACAATGTGCAG ATCCGTGGAGATGGCAGAGCCAGGAGAAGTGTGAGAACAGAGGCGTCCTCCCTTCCCCAGGGCTCCATCACGTTCCCCTCCTCCCTCACAGCGAACCTCTcccatgagcagcagctacaagCCTCCAGACTCCAGTTCAACTTCTACcagaaggccactgtgttccag GACCGAGCCCTGGGAGATAGCAGGCTGTACAGTGGGATCCTGGGAGCCAGTGTGGCCAACCTGTCAATCAAATCTCTGCAGGAGGACGTGGTGATCACCCTGAGAAACACTGAGCCCGTCCCA GCAAATGTTgtggtttcatgtgttttctgggACTTTGGCTTGAATG atgGCTCAGGAGGCTGGAACCGAAAAGGCTGCTCTGTCAGGAACAGCACAGATAATGAGACTGTCTGTGCCTGTAACCATCTCACCAGCTTCGGTGTGCTACTG GACATCTCCAGAACGGGCATAACCAATCATCTCCAGGCCACAATCCTCACCTACATCACCTACATTGGCTGTGGTATCTCCGCCATCTTCCTCTCCGTCACTCTGCTCACCTACCTGGCCTTTGG GAAACTGCGTAAGGACATCCCATCTAAGATCCTGATCCAGCTGTGTGTGGCGCTGTTGTTTTTAAACCTGGTGTTCCTGGTAGATGCCTGGCTGGCCCTCTACACTGAGGCTGTGGGCCTGTGCATCTCCACCGCCTGGTTCCTGCACTACTTCCTGCTGGCTTCCTTCACCTGGATGGGCCTGGAGGCCGTCCACATGTACTTGGCCCTTGTCAAGGTCTTCAACACATATATAAAACGCTATATGCTTAAGTTCTCTCTCGTCGGCTGGG GCGTCCCACTCCTTGTGGTCATCGTCGTTATTGCTGTTGATAAGAACAATTACGGCCTTGTTGGCTACGGAAAGTACTCAGATAACTCCCCTACAGATGACTT CTGCTGGCTGAAGAACAACATTGCCTTCTACGTATCTGTGGTGGCCTACTTCTGTGTCATCTTCCTGTTGAACCTCAGCATGTTTGTGGTGGTGATGGTTCAGCTGTGTCGGATAAAGAGTcagaacccccacaacatgaggcACCGTAACGGGCTGCAGGACCTGCGCAGTGTGGTTGGGATCACCCTACTCCTGGGCCTCACCTGGGGCTTTGCCTTCTTCGCCTGGGGGCCCGTCAACCTGGCCTTCATGTACCTCTTCGCCATCTTCAACTCCTTTCAAG GGTTCTTTATCTTTTTGTTCCACTGCGCTGTGAAGGAGAACGTGAGGAGGCAGTGGAGGACTTATCTCTGCTGTGGTAGACTGAGACTGGCAGAGAACTCAG ACTGGAGCCGCACGGCTACACAGAAGACGGAGAAGAAGTCATTGTCAGTGACCAGAGCCACGTCCTTCCGCTCCGGCAACTCTTCCCAGTTCAACCATACCTCCAGCTCCTCCTTCTTGACCGGTGACTCCCCAGAGCAGCCCAGTGGAGCAACAG GAAGTCTATTTGATGACAGAACCATCACAGGCCTTGAGGAGCTCAACTCAGACGTGGTCCTCAATGAGGTGAACAGCCAATTCAGGACTCAGAGTCAGAGATCAGCCTGA